One Solanum lycopersicum chromosome 2, SLM_r2.1 genomic region harbors:
- the LOC101259690 gene encoding uncharacterized protein, giving the protein MPSIQISRPETKISKLSRGYKNQISCSIAQPETLEVVQSTIAKQLSIDESTVTPQTKFADLGADSLDTVEIMMALEEKFGVSIGEEGAQNIATVQDAADLIQKVKEVEN; this is encoded by the exons ATGCCAAGCATTCAAATTTCAAGACcagaaacaaaaatatcaaaattatctCGTGGCTACAAGAATCAAATCTCATGCTCAATT GCTCAGCCAGAAACATTGGAAGTTGTGCAAAGCACAATTGCCAAACAGCTATCGATTGATGAAAGTACAGTGACACCTCAGACTAAATTTGCTGATTTGGGTGCTGATTCCCTTGACACT GTGGAAATAATGATGGCATTAGAAGAGAAATTTGGAGTGTCAATTGGAGAAGAGGGAGCTCAAAATATTGCTACTGTTCAAGATGCTGCTGATCTCATCCAGAAAGTGAAGGAAGTTGAAAATTGA